One stretch of Kiritimatiellaceae bacterium DNA includes these proteins:
- the proB gene encoding glutamate 5-kinase translates to MKETRNQLKKAKRIVVKVGSRVLVDSTGKPDHERIFSLVSGIAAQRDAGCEMILVSSGAIAAGIEALGMTKRPTDLPELQMAAAVGQGRLMSLYSHLFGQKHIKVGQVLLTNDIFQDEERRANAQNTLLKLIEYGIVPVINENDTVATEEIKFGDNDLLAALVSILIKADALILLSTTDGLKDDAGQRVPFVEQVSDDILALDKGKNGELSTGGMKSKLMSAGKAAAANIPVVIADGQTDGIIQSVLGGKDTGTLIVSR, encoded by the coding sequence ACTGAAAAAGGCCAAACGGATCGTTGTAAAAGTCGGCAGCCGTGTACTGGTGGACTCCACCGGCAAGCCCGACCACGAACGCATCTTTTCTCTGGTTTCCGGAATCGCCGCCCAGCGCGACGCCGGATGCGAAATGATTCTCGTTTCCTCCGGCGCCATCGCCGCTGGCATCGAAGCGCTCGGTATGACCAAGCGTCCGACCGACCTGCCCGAACTCCAAATGGCCGCCGCCGTCGGACAAGGCCGCCTGATGAGTCTCTACAGCCACCTCTTCGGTCAGAAACACATCAAAGTCGGCCAGGTTTTGCTCACCAACGATATTTTTCAGGACGAGGAGCGCCGCGCCAACGCCCAGAACACCCTGCTCAAGCTGATCGAGTACGGCATTGTTCCCGTCATCAACGAAAACGACACCGTCGCCACCGAAGAAATCAAATTCGGCGACAACGACCTGCTCGCCGCGCTCGTCTCTATCCTTATCAAGGCCGACGCGCTGATCCTGCTTTCCACCACCGACGGACTCAAAGACGACGCCGGACAGCGCGTACCTTTCGTCGAACAGGTTTCCGACGACATTCTCGCGCTCGATAAAGGCAAAAACGGCGAACTTTCCACCGGCGGAATGAAATCCAAGCTCATGTCCGCCGGAAAAGCGGCGGCGGCCAATATTCCTGTCGTTATCGCCGACGGCCAGACCGACGGCATTATTCAGTCCGTACTCGGCGGCAAAGATACCGGCACATTAATTGTTTCGAGATAA
- a CDS encoding glutamate-5-semialdehyde dehydrogenase, with the protein MTLHDQMIEMGVKAVHASRELAKLSSKKKNAILEAMADEIGAQKGVIQEANAKDLAAGREAGLSAAMLDRLTLTDARIDGMIKGLREVAALKDPVGKKLATIQRPNGLQIKKVRVPIGVIAIIFESRPNVTAEAASLCFKTANAVILRGGKEAMYSNAAIAKALRDGGKKKKMPADAIQLVETTDRDAVRELAQMVGKIDLIMPRGGESLIKAVTEMAWVPVIKHYKGVCHTFVDAKADIDMALAIAENAKCQRPGVCNAMETLLVHKDIADAFLPRMIARFKRLGVELRGDEAVQKFDAAIKPATEEDWYAEYLELILSIRIVKNVKAAIDHINTYGSQHSDAIVTTDAKAAKKFLAQVDSATVYVNASTRFTDGGEFGMGAEIGISTDKLHARGPMGLEELTTYKYVISGSGQIRQ; encoded by the coding sequence ATGACCTTACATGACCAGATGATCGAAATGGGTGTCAAAGCGGTTCACGCGTCGCGCGAGCTGGCGAAACTTTCATCCAAAAAGAAAAACGCCATTCTCGAAGCGATGGCCGACGAGATCGGCGCGCAGAAAGGCGTAATCCAGGAAGCCAACGCCAAAGACCTCGCCGCCGGACGCGAAGCCGGACTTTCCGCCGCGATGCTCGACCGGCTTACGCTGACCGATGCCCGCATCGACGGCATGATCAAAGGTCTGCGCGAAGTCGCCGCCCTGAAAGATCCCGTCGGCAAAAAGCTCGCCACCATCCAGCGCCCCAACGGACTGCAGATTAAAAAAGTCCGTGTGCCGATCGGCGTGATCGCCATCATTTTTGAATCGCGGCCTAACGTTACCGCCGAAGCCGCTTCGCTCTGCTTTAAAACCGCTAACGCCGTTATCCTGCGCGGCGGCAAGGAAGCGATGTATTCCAACGCGGCGATCGCCAAAGCTCTGCGCGACGGCGGCAAGAAAAAGAAAATGCCCGCCGACGCGATTCAGCTGGTCGAAACCACCGACCGCGACGCCGTGCGTGAATTGGCCCAGATGGTCGGCAAGATTGACCTGATTATGCCCCGCGGCGGCGAAAGCCTCATCAAAGCCGTCACCGAAATGGCCTGGGTTCCTGTCATCAAGCACTACAAAGGCGTCTGCCACACCTTCGTGGACGCTAAAGCCGATATCGACATGGCGCTCGCCATCGCCGAAAACGCCAAGTGCCAGCGCCCCGGCGTCTGCAACGCCATGGAAACGCTGCTTGTCCATAAAGATATCGCCGACGCCTTCCTGCCCCGCATGATCGCCCGCTTCAAACGGCTCGGCGTCGAACTGCGCGGCGACGAAGCGGTGCAGAAATTTGACGCGGCGATTAAACCCGCCACCGAAGAAGACTGGTACGCCGAATATCTGGAGCTGATTCTCTCCATCCGCATCGTCAAAAACGTGAAGGCCGCCATTGACCACATCAACACCTACGGCTCGCAGCATTCCGACGCCATCGTCACCACCGACGCAAAAGCGGCGAAAAAATTTCTGGCGCAGGTTGATTCCGCCACCGTGTACGTCAACGCCTCAACGCGCTTCACCGACGGCGGCGAATTCGGCATGGGTGCAGAGATTGGAATCAGCACCGACAAACTCCACGCCCGCGGCCCCATGGGACTCGAAGAACTGACCACCTACAAATACGTCATCTCCGGCTCCGGCCAGATTCGGCAATAA